One genomic segment of Paenibacillus durus includes these proteins:
- a CDS encoding helix-turn-helix domain-containing protein, with the protein MSELGRQLKEARLQKGMSLDDVQEVTKIRKKYLEAIETGDYKVLPGSFYVRAFIKTYAEAVGVNPDELIQEPGSVPVPKEEPSTMETVLQKRSRRPETERNAKWLPTLLMWIFPVLIIAVIYMYASNWGKSDNPQTDANPITTSTQNPTPAQSAGPASAEGGTATPAASVGADVGAGSEATASPSPSPSPSPSPSPATEGGTVVQDRKSGKTTVFKVTGTNPQVVITATGVSWLEVYKGTNSRGEKLSFGNTASGDTKTFTLGSEGIYIKSGNSPATQITVNGQVVTDGKSTSRILLELGDGAGSTNTTETSADSTDGQTTDSGVTAEGGTPE; encoded by the coding sequence ATGTCGGAACTGGGCCGGCAATTGAAGGAGGCTCGTCTGCAAAAGGGAATGAGTCTTGACGATGTGCAGGAAGTAACGAAAATTCGCAAGAAATATTTGGAAGCTATTGAGACGGGAGATTATAAGGTGCTTCCCGGCAGTTTTTACGTGCGGGCTTTTATCAAGACTTATGCAGAGGCGGTTGGCGTTAATCCCGATGAGCTTATACAAGAGCCCGGAAGTGTTCCTGTGCCTAAAGAGGAGCCTTCCACTATGGAAACTGTGCTCCAAAAGCGCAGCCGCAGACCCGAGACCGAGCGGAATGCCAAATGGCTTCCGACACTCTTAATGTGGATTTTTCCGGTATTGATTATAGCGGTCATTTATATGTATGCTTCGAACTGGGGTAAATCGGATAACCCGCAGACTGATGCTAATCCGATTACTACGAGCACACAGAATCCTACGCCCGCACAGTCCGCTGGACCGGCTTCTGCGGAAGGTGGGACAGCGACGCCGGCCGCTTCGGTTGGAGCCGATGTTGGAGCAGGAAGCGAAGCTACCGCTTCGCCGTCCCCATCCCCTTCGCCGTCTCCTTCACCTTCACCAGCCACGGAAGGCGGAACGGTCGTCCAGGACCGGAAATCAGGCAAGACTACCGTCTTTAAGGTGACGGGTACCAATCCGCAGGTTGTCATTACTGCAACAGGCGTTAGCTGGCTCGAGGTATATAAAGGAACTAATTCGAGAGGTGAGAAACTTTCTTTTGGCAACACGGCCTCCGGAGACACCAAGACCTTTACGCTGGGAAGTGAAGGCATTTATATTAAATCCGGAAACTCCCCTGCTACGCAGATCACCGTGAACGGGCAGGTCGTAACGGACGGAAAGTCTACCTCACGCATTTTGCTGGAGCTGGGTGACGGCGCAGGATCAACGAACACAACCGAAACGTCGGCGGACAGTACGGATGGGCAAACGACTGACAGCGGTGTAACCGCTGAAGGCGGCACCCCGGAATAA
- the rimO gene encoding 30S ribosomal protein S12 methylthiotransferase RimO produces MTEKINIVTLGCEKNLVDSEIMSGLVHERGYALVDRKEEATVIIVNTCGFIDEAKEESVNTILELAELKESGNLKALIVSGCLTQRYKAELMEEMPEIDGIVGTGDFHNIVQIVDEAVRGSRPVWVGNPVFNYEEALPRKVSTPRYTTYVKIAEGCDNNCTFCSIPIMRGAFRSRSIESILAEVRTLAAQGVKEISLIAQDSTNYGTDLYEEFKLPELLNRVSEVDGIEWVRLHYAYPGFFTEELIQTMANNPKICKYVDMPLQHSEDSILKRMRRPGRQRDIRELIARIREMIPGVSLRTSLIVGFPGETEEDFQRLCEFVSEVGFDRLGVFTYSNEEGTPASRLPDQVPDEVKEWRANTLMELQRKVTQDRGSRFVGQVLDVLVERYDGRSDVYIGRSQYDAPEIDGEVFVKGSNIDIGEITKVRITHAFEYDLSGEEVLQ; encoded by the coding sequence ATGACAGAGAAGATTAACATTGTAACACTTGGCTGCGAAAAAAATTTGGTAGATTCGGAGATTATGTCCGGCCTGGTTCATGAACGTGGATATGCGCTTGTGGACCGTAAAGAAGAAGCTACCGTCATTATTGTAAATACGTGCGGATTTATCGATGAAGCCAAGGAGGAATCCGTCAATACAATTCTTGAGCTTGCGGAGCTCAAGGAGAGCGGCAATCTTAAGGCGCTGATCGTATCGGGCTGCTTAACCCAGCGCTATAAGGCGGAGCTGATGGAGGAGATGCCGGAGATCGACGGAATTGTCGGAACGGGAGATTTTCACAACATCGTTCAGATTGTTGATGAAGCCGTAAGAGGAAGCAGGCCGGTATGGGTTGGGAATCCGGTCTTTAATTATGAGGAGGCGCTGCCCCGTAAGGTATCGACGCCGCGTTATACTACCTATGTCAAAATTGCGGAAGGCTGCGATAACAATTGCACGTTCTGCAGTATCCCGATTATGCGCGGAGCGTTCCGCAGCCGTTCCATAGAGTCAATTCTGGCAGAGGTAAGGACACTAGCGGCGCAAGGAGTGAAGGAGATCAGCCTAATCGCTCAGGACTCCACCAATTACGGAACCGATCTGTACGAGGAATTCAAGCTGCCTGAGCTGCTAAACCGCGTAAGCGAAGTGGATGGCATTGAATGGGTTAGATTGCATTATGCCTACCCTGGCTTTTTCACCGAAGAGCTGATTCAGACGATGGCGAATAATCCGAAGATCTGCAAATACGTGGACATGCCGCTCCAGCACAGTGAAGACTCAATTCTCAAACGCATGCGCAGACCCGGACGCCAGCGGGATATCCGCGAGCTGATTGCTCGAATCCGGGAGATGATTCCCGGCGTGTCGCTGCGCACTTCGCTTATTGTCGGTTTTCCCGGCGAGACTGAAGAGGATTTTCAGCGCTTGTGTGAGTTTGTGAGCGAGGTCGGTTTTGATCGGCTGGGGGTATTTACTTACTCGAACGAAGAGGGAACTCCGGCTTCGCGCCTGCCGGACCAGGTTCCGGATGAGGTGAAGGAATGGCGCGCCAACACATTAATGGAGCTTCAGCGCAAGGTTACCCAGGATCGGGGCAGCCGGTTTGTGGGCCAAGTTCTCGATGTGCTGGTGGAACGCTATGACGGCCGCAGCGATGTCTATATCGGCCGCTCGCAGTACGATGCGCCTGAGATTGACGGAGAAGTATTTGTTAAAGGCAGCAACATCGACATCGGGGAGATTACGAAGGTTCGGATAACCCATGCTTTCGAATATGATTTGTCAGGGGAGGAAGTGCTTCAGTGA
- a CDS encoding YajQ family cyclic di-GMP-binding protein, protein MASESSFDIVSKMDIQELTNAIHQTEKEIQNRFDFKGSKSSLKLEKDALIIVSDDEYKLNAVIDILQSKMVKRGITLKNLDFGKIEPASMGTVRQRLGLKQGIDQDNAKKINVLIRDSKLKVKSQIQGDQIRVTGKSRDDLQQIIQLLNKADLPLDLQYTNLK, encoded by the coding sequence ATGGCTTCGGAAAGTTCATTCGATATTGTGTCCAAAATGGATATTCAGGAATTGACCAATGCAATTCATCAGACGGAGAAAGAGATTCAAAACCGCTTTGATTTCAAGGGAAGCAAGAGCAGCCTTAAGCTGGAAAAAGACGCGCTGATCATTGTGTCCGACGACGAGTATAAGCTGAACGCTGTCATTGATATTTTGCAGTCGAAAATGGTTAAGAGGGGCATCACGCTCAAGAATCTTGACTTCGGCAAAATCGAGCCTGCCTCCATGGGAACGGTTCGCCAGCGGCTCGGACTTAAACAAGGAATCGATCAGGATAACGCCAAGAAGATCAATGTGCTGATCCGCGACTCCAAGCTGAAAGTTAAGAGCCAAATTCAGGGTGATCAGATTCGTGTTACCGGCAAGAGCAGAGACGATCTGCAGCAAATTATTCAGCTTCTTAACAAGGCTGATTTACCGCTTGATTTGCAGTACACTAACCTGAAATAA
- the pgsA gene encoding CDP-diacylglycerol--glycerol-3-phosphate 3-phosphatidyltransferase — protein sequence MNLPNRITIARICLIPIMMFFLLVNFSFYPQPLHWGSFQLSFNHLIAAIIFLLAASTDGIDGYIARKYNMVTNLGKLLDPLADKLLVSAVLISLVELGRCDSWIAIVIISREFAVTGLRQVALLDGKVVAASKWGKIKTIVQIIAISLLLLNNFPFQFVGIPFDSIAIWAAALITIYSGIDYFVKNKELLQLHNA from the coding sequence GTGAATTTGCCTAATCGCATAACCATTGCCCGAATATGTCTGATCCCGATCATGATGTTTTTCCTGCTGGTCAATTTTAGTTTCTATCCGCAGCCGCTGCACTGGGGGTCATTTCAACTCTCGTTCAATCATCTTATAGCTGCGATTATTTTCTTGCTGGCGGCAAGTACGGATGGCATCGACGGCTATATTGCACGCAAGTATAATATGGTAACCAATCTTGGCAAGCTGCTCGATCCCTTGGCCGATAAGCTGCTTGTGTCAGCGGTGCTGATTTCGCTGGTCGAGCTGGGCAGATGCGATTCCTGGATTGCTATCGTCATTATCAGCCGCGAATTTGCCGTTACCGGTCTGCGCCAAGTGGCGCTGCTGGATGGTAAGGTCGTTGCGGCCAGCAAGTGGGGCAAAATCAAAACGATCGTGCAGATTATAGCGATTTCCCTGCTTCTGCTTAACAATTTTCCATTTCAGTTCGTCGGCATCCCTTTTGACAGTATTGCCATTTGGGCGGCCGCTTTAATTACGATTTACTCGGGAATCGATTATTTCGTGAAAAACAAGGAGCTGCTCCAGCTTCATAACGCTTAA
- a CDS encoding competence/damage-inducible protein A yields the protein MKAEIIAVGTELLLGQIMNSNAQFLSVELAALGIDVYFQTVVGDNSVRLQEAIEIAKGRADLILFTGGIGPTEDDLTKDALAASLGRGLHIDQMAMEHVDRFFKGRGVPMTENNRRQALVIDDSTPLPNETGLAVGLAISHEGNYYVVLPGPPREMKPMFTEQAKPWLQQHALTDETPLHSKMLKFAGIGESLLEDKLINLIHGQNDPTIAPYAKEGEVTVRISTKASTRSEAMEKLDALEEQIRSILPENLYASTDVPMEKVIVDWMANEGLTVSCAESCTGGLLMESITSIPGSSSMFMGGIVCYSNEMKQKLLNVPKNYLEGEGAFGAVSREVAEVLAEQVRITTGTDYGLSITGVAGPGSSERKPVGLVYIGIAEKDGKTEVFELKLSGNRENIRIRSVKAILYRLWRRLAERKANTPLEGSGLK from the coding sequence ATGAAAGCAGAGATTATTGCAGTCGGTACGGAACTGCTGCTCGGCCAAATCATGAACAGCAACGCCCAATTTCTGTCCGTCGAGCTTGCCGCTCTTGGCATTGACGTATATTTTCAGACTGTGGTAGGCGATAACAGCGTCCGGCTGCAGGAGGCTATCGAAATTGCGAAGGGGCGCGCCGATCTCATATTGTTCACAGGAGGGATCGGACCGACAGAGGACGATCTGACGAAGGACGCTTTGGCCGCTTCGCTGGGCCGGGGGCTGCATATCGATCAGATGGCGATGGAACATGTAGACCGGTTCTTCAAAGGCCGGGGCGTGCCAATGACTGAGAACAACCGCCGGCAGGCGCTTGTGATCGACGATTCGACGCCTCTTCCGAATGAGACGGGACTGGCTGTGGGACTTGCAATTAGTCATGAGGGCAACTACTATGTCGTTCTTCCCGGACCGCCAAGGGAAATGAAACCGATGTTCACAGAGCAAGCTAAGCCTTGGCTTCAGCAGCATGCGCTGACGGATGAAACCCCGCTTCATTCCAAAATGCTTAAATTTGCCGGCATCGGGGAATCTTTGCTTGAAGACAAGCTGATCAATCTCATTCACGGCCAAAATGATCCGACGATCGCTCCTTATGCCAAAGAAGGCGAGGTAACGGTGCGTATTTCCACCAAGGCGTCTACTCGCAGCGAAGCGATGGAGAAGCTGGATGCGCTGGAGGAGCAAATCCGCAGCATTCTTCCTGAGAATTTGTACGCCTCTACCGATGTTCCAATGGAAAAGGTTATCGTGGATTGGATGGCGAATGAAGGACTTACCGTGAGCTGCGCCGAGAGCTGTACGGGCGGACTGCTGATGGAGAGCATTACGAGCATCCCCGGGAGCTCATCCATGTTTATGGGAGGCATTGTTTGCTACTCCAACGAAATGAAGCAGAAGCTGCTGAACGTGCCTAAGAATTACTTGGAAGGAGAGGGCGCTTTCGGCGCAGTCAGCCGCGAGGTGGCGGAGGTTCTGGCGGAGCAGGTCAGAATCACCACAGGTACGGATTATGGCCTGTCGATTACCGGAGTGGCGGGTCCGGGCTCCTCGGAGCGCAAGCCTGTTGGTCTGGTATATATCGGCATCGCCGAGAAAGACGGCAAGACGGAAGTATTCGAGCTTAAGCTATCAGGCAACCGCGAGAATATCCGCATTCGCTCCGTCAAGGCCATTCTGTATCGGCTGTGGCGAAGACTGGCGGAACGCAAGGCGAACACGCCGCTTGAGGGTTCGGGCTTGAAATGA